The region TTTAATTGAGGTTACTTAATGAGCGATCACATTCCTACAGTATCCATAATCATGCCAGCCTACAATGCGGCAAGCTTTATTGATCAAACAATTGAGTCGGTTCTTCAACAAACATTTATAGATTTTGAGCTATTGATTGTTGACGATGGCTCGACGGATCGCACATTAGCAATCGCGAATGAATATGCTCAACACGATCACCGTATCCAAGTTTTATCGCAACCTAACCAAGGCGTATCAGCTACACGTAATCATGGCGTGCAATTAGCAAAGGGAAATTTGATCGCTTTTCTTGACGCTGACGATCTTTGGTTTTCCGACAAGTTAGCTGCACATATCGAACATTTTGAGACTAATCCTAACTTAGCTGTAAGCTTCGCTCGTGTTGAATTCATGACTCTAGAAGGTGAACCAACGGGGCAAATTTCTACATCTCGCCTCATCAATCTCAAGCCTGAAGATTTTCTCTACGAGAATCCTACCACCACGATGTCTAATCCGATCGCAAGGACTGAGGTGTTCTCTCAAGTTGGAGGTTTCGCCGAAGACATGAGTTATTCTGAAGATCTTGAATGGTTATTTCGCGTGATGTGTCATAACAGCAAAGATAATGCGCCTTGGCAAATTGAAGGACTTGATCGGATATTGATATATTATCGGGCAAGTCCTTCTGGGCTCTCGGCATCGCTGTATCGGATGGAGGCAGGTTGGGATTTACTCATTGATAGAGCAAGAGAATACGCGCCCGATCTCGTAAAAAAACATTATTCCCTTGCTAGAGCAATCCATTTACGCTACTTAGCACGTCGTGCTTTTCGCCTAGATTTACCGCCTAAAGTTGGCTTAAACTTTATTAATCGGGCGATCGCATCCGACTGGCGGATTTTCTTTCGTGAACCCCACCGCACTTTACTAACGTTATTAGCAACCTACGGACGATTTTTACTCAGTTTTTTCAAATAGAAGGTAGGACTTACTCGGTGAGCAGATTTAGGAAGGGCAAAACCCTAACCAAATCTACTCAAGCCCTAGTAAATTCGTTGACATTGCGTAAGTCCTGCGAAGACTTAAATTAAATTGTTTGGTAAATTATTTGGAGTTTATTATGCCAAAAGTTTCTGTAATCATGCCCGTTTATAACGTTGAGAAATATATTGCGGAAACCATTAGTTCTGTTTTAGCGCAGACTTTTACGGACTTTGAATTGCTTGTGATTGATGATGAATCGAAGGATAGAAGTATCGAAATCTGCGAAAGTTTTACCGATCAGCGCATCAACATAATCCACCAAAAGAATCGAGGACTGGCGGGAGCGAGAAATACAGGCATTCGTCATGCCCAAGGAGAGTATTTAGCATTTTTAGACTCCGATGATGTCTGGCTATCGTCAAAGCTAGAAAAGCATGTACTACATTTAGACTCAAATCCTATTGTTGGCGTGAGCTTTTGTAGTTCCGAATTTATCGATGATGATAGCCGCCCCCTTGGTAATTTCCAAATTCCTCAAACCAAAAATATTACGCCCGAACTTGTACTTTGTCGCAATCCCATCAGTAATGGCTCAGTTCCTGTAATTCGCAAAGCCGTATTTGCAGATATCGAATTCACCGCTAATTTTTATGGCAATGATGAAAAATTCTATTTTGACGATCGCTTTCGCCAGTCTGAAGATATTGAATGCTGGATTCGGATTGCGCTAACGACAAAATGGCAAATTGAAGGAATTCCCGATGCCCTAACTCTCTATCGAGTCAATTCGGGGGGGCTATCGGCAAACATGATGAAGCAGTTGGATTCTTGGGAAAGGGTGATCGCGAAAACTCGTGAATATGCTCCTGATTTCATGGCAAAATGGGAATCCTTAGCTAGAGCCTATCAATTACGCTATCTCTCTCGTCGGGCAGTTCGTAATAAAGATGGCAAAGCGGCAGTGCAACTTGTAAATCGCGCCTTAGCAAGCAATTGGAAAATCTTAATTTATGAACCAATGCGATCGCTACTAACGATTTTTGCGGCTTATCTAATCTGGATCTTGCCTCGTGGTTTGTATAACAGTATAGAAAATTTTGCGTTAAAACGAACAGGCGACAGGCAAAGAAAGGCGATCGCCAAAAGTAATAAGTAGCTTAAAGTTAAAACCCAAAAGAGAGTTGCGGCGCGAAGCGCCGCAACTCTCTTTTGGGTTTTAGGACAGTACAAATCCCATGACAGTCCATAGGCTTTCTGTAAATTTTCAGAAAATCGGCGATGATAAAGCTGTATATTGGCTAGAGTGACAATTTTATCGATACAAAATTTAGAAAACCTTGATTGCAACTCCCATTAAACCAACTGTAACGACAAGACGACCTGTATTTCCTTTCACCGCCGTGATCGGACAGGAAGAAATGAAGCTCGCCCTGTTGCTCAACGTCATCGATCCTAAAATCGGTGGAGTGATGGTCATGGGCGATCGCGGTACGGGCAAATCCACCACCGTTCGCGCCCTTGCCGACCTCTTACCTGAAATCGAAGTTGTTGCTGACGATCCCTTTAGCAGCCATCCCACCGACGGAGACTTGCAAAGCGAAGAAGTGCGCCGCCGTGTTGCCAATGGCGAAACTCTGCCAGTCACCACCAAACAAGTAATCATGGTGGACTTGCCCCTTGGTGCAACCGAAGATCGTGTTTGCGGCACAATCGATATTGAGAAAGCTTTATCGGAAGGGGTGAAAGCCTTTGAATTAGGATTACTAGCGAAAGCAAATCGCGGCATTCTCTACATTGATGAAGTCAACCTTCTAGACGATCACTTAGTTGATGTGCTGTTAGATTCCGCTGCTTCGGGATGGAATACTGTTGAACGAGAAGGAATTTCCATTCGTCACCCCGCCCGATTTGTATTAGTCGGCTCTGGCAATCCTGAAGAAGGTGAATTGCGTCCCCAATTGCTCGATCGCTTTGGCATGTACGCCGAAATTCGTACTGTACGCGAACCAGAATTGCGAGTGCGCGTAGTAGAAGAACGCACTAATTTTGATGGAAATCCTCATAGCTTTCTTAAAGACTACTCAGATCGCCAAGAAGAACTCCAAGCTAAAATCGTGAGAGCACAAACTCTTCTCAGTGAGGTGGAAATCCCTCAAGATCTGCGCTTGAATATCTCCAGAGTTTGCTCTGAGCTTAATGTTGATGGTTTGCGAGGCGATATTGTCAGCAATCGTGCTGCTAGAGCGATCGCAGCTTTTGAGGGGCGCAAGGAAGTGGAAGTGGATGACATTAAACGAGTAATCGGTCTATGTCTGCGTCACCGTCTTCGCAAAGATCCTCTTGAGTCGATTGATACTGGTTACAAAGTTCTTAAAACCTTCAATCAAATTTTTGGTATTGAAGAAGAATAGAATCTGTAGAAGGTAGGGTGGGCATTGCCCACCCTACCAATTAGCAAAATATTTTGCCCTTAAACTTTCTCGACTGGGAACTGAATCTCGGTAATGTAAGACTCATTATCAAGTTCTGCTCCACCTTCAATGTAAAACTCACGGTTTGCACCGATACAGCGATAGCCATTATTCTCAATCCAAGTTAGCAGGTGTTGATAACCCTTATTAAGAGTGCTATAGCT is a window of Pseudanabaena sp. BC1403 DNA encoding:
- a CDS encoding glycosyltransferase family A protein; the protein is MSDHIPTVSIIMPAYNAASFIDQTIESVLQQTFIDFELLIVDDGSTDRTLAIANEYAQHDHRIQVLSQPNQGVSATRNHGVQLAKGNLIAFLDADDLWFSDKLAAHIEHFETNPNLAVSFARVEFMTLEGEPTGQISTSRLINLKPEDFLYENPTTTMSNPIARTEVFSQVGGFAEDMSYSEDLEWLFRVMCHNSKDNAPWQIEGLDRILIYYRASPSGLSASLYRMEAGWDLLIDRAREYAPDLVKKHYSLARAIHLRYLARRAFRLDLPPKVGLNFINRAIASDWRIFFREPHRTLLTLLATYGRFLLSFFK
- a CDS encoding glycosyltransferase family 2 protein, with the translated sequence MPKVSVIMPVYNVEKYIAETISSVLAQTFTDFELLVIDDESKDRSIEICESFTDQRINIIHQKNRGLAGARNTGIRHAQGEYLAFLDSDDVWLSSKLEKHVLHLDSNPIVGVSFCSSEFIDDDSRPLGNFQIPQTKNITPELVLCRNPISNGSVPVIRKAVFADIEFTANFYGNDEKFYFDDRFRQSEDIECWIRIALTTKWQIEGIPDALTLYRVNSGGLSANMMKQLDSWERVIAKTREYAPDFMAKWESLARAYQLRYLSRRAVRNKDGKAAVQLVNRALASNWKILIYEPMRSLLTIFAAYLIWILPRGLYNSIENFALKRTGDRQRKAIAKSNK
- the bchI gene encoding magnesium chelatase ATPase subunit I, whose translation is MIATPIKPTVTTRRPVFPFTAVIGQEEMKLALLLNVIDPKIGGVMVMGDRGTGKSTTVRALADLLPEIEVVADDPFSSHPTDGDLQSEEVRRRVANGETLPVTTKQVIMVDLPLGATEDRVCGTIDIEKALSEGVKAFELGLLAKANRGILYIDEVNLLDDHLVDVLLDSAASGWNTVEREGISIRHPARFVLVGSGNPEEGELRPQLLDRFGMYAEIRTVREPELRVRVVEERTNFDGNPHSFLKDYSDRQEELQAKIVRAQTLLSEVEIPQDLRLNISRVCSELNVDGLRGDIVSNRAARAIAAFEGRKEVEVDDIKRVIGLCLRHRLRKDPLESIDTGYKVLKTFNQIFGIEEE